The proteins below come from a single Pseudarthrobacter sp. SSS035 genomic window:
- the paaD gene encoding 1,2-phenylacetyl-CoA epoxidase subunit PaaD, translated as MTAVAIAAQEQTHQQQAWEIAATVCDPEIPVLTIEDLGILRDVQVTENQQVRVTITPTYSGCPAMDAIRDDLKTAFAKEGYKAEVDLVLAPAWTTDWMTDAGKSKLKEYGIAPPSGMAAAARHAGPVRLQMAVKCPQCSSLNTRELTRFGSTSCKALYVCKDCLEPFDYFKVL; from the coding sequence GTGACCGCCGTGGCCATCGCTGCGCAAGAGCAGACACACCAGCAGCAGGCGTGGGAGATCGCCGCCACGGTCTGCGATCCCGAGATCCCGGTGCTCACCATCGAGGACCTGGGGATCCTCCGCGACGTGCAAGTGACAGAGAACCAACAAGTCCGGGTCACCATCACGCCCACGTACTCGGGCTGCCCGGCCATGGACGCCATCCGCGACGACCTGAAGACAGCCTTCGCCAAGGAAGGCTACAAAGCAGAGGTGGACCTGGTGCTCGCCCCGGCCTGGACCACGGACTGGATGACGGACGCAGGCAAGTCCAAGCTCAAGGAGTACGGCATCGCCCCGCCGTCGGGCATGGCAGCAGCCGCCCGCCACGCAGGCCCCGTCCGCCTGCAGATGGCCGTGAAATGCCCGCAGTGCTCCAGCCTGAACACCAGGGAGCTCACCCGCTTCGGCTCCACGTCCTGCAAGGCGCTGTACGTCTGCAAGGACTGCCTGGAACCGTTCGACTACTTCAAAGTCCTGTAA
- the paaE gene encoding 1,2-phenylacetyl-CoA epoxidase subunit PaaE, with protein MPVVRQTAAESALASGRRRPSFHTLTVTEVRRLTEDAIEVTFGVPQELAGQFDYLPGQYVALRTTLPDETGEPHEIRRSYSICAEPRSFPDGSSEIRVAVKQDLGGLFSTWANAELKAGDTLDVMSPMGAFVSKHGRDGKAVEQNVMNSMNHPEELAGEAASQGAGTFVAIAAGSGITPVIAIARTLLAANPETRFDLIYANKAAMDVMFLEELADLKDRYPQRLAIHHVLSREQRIAPLLSGRIDAGKLQQLLGTAIHADDVDEWFLCGPFELVQLCRDTLAERGVKPEHVRFELFTSGKPDRPEGHAGRPVVVDESQETYKITFKLDGLQGDVASPTHARESILNAALRVRADVPFACAGGVCGTCRAKLVTGTVTMDENYALEQDELDKGYVLTCQSHPTSKEVTVDFDV; from the coding sequence ATGCCTGTTGTGCGCCAGACCGCCGCCGAATCGGCGCTAGCCAGCGGCCGCCGTCGTCCGTCCTTCCATACCCTCACCGTCACCGAGGTAAGAAGGCTGACCGAGGACGCCATCGAGGTGACCTTCGGCGTCCCCCAGGAGCTCGCCGGCCAGTTCGACTACCTGCCGGGCCAGTACGTGGCCCTGCGCACCACGCTGCCGGATGAGACCGGCGAGCCGCACGAGATCCGCCGCAGCTACTCCATCTGTGCCGAGCCGCGCAGCTTCCCGGACGGCAGCAGCGAGATCCGGGTGGCCGTGAAGCAGGACCTGGGCGGGCTGTTCTCCACGTGGGCCAACGCGGAGCTGAAGGCGGGGGACACCCTGGACGTCATGAGCCCCATGGGCGCGTTTGTGTCCAAACACGGCCGGGACGGCAAGGCCGTGGAGCAGAACGTCATGAACTCCATGAACCACCCGGAGGAGCTCGCGGGGGAGGCGGCCTCGCAGGGGGCGGGCACGTTTGTGGCCATCGCGGCGGGGAGCGGCATCACCCCGGTGATCGCGATCGCCCGCACGCTGCTGGCGGCCAACCCGGAGACGCGCTTTGACCTGATCTACGCCAACAAGGCCGCCATGGACGTGATGTTCCTGGAGGAGCTGGCGGACCTGAAGGACAGGTACCCGCAGCGGCTGGCCATCCACCACGTGCTGTCCCGCGAGCAGCGGATCGCGCCGCTGCTCAGCGGACGGATCGACGCCGGGAAGCTCCAGCAGCTGCTGGGCACCGCCATCCACGCGGACGATGTGGACGAGTGGTTCCTGTGCGGGCCGTTCGAGCTGGTGCAGCTGTGCCGGGACACCCTGGCCGAGCGCGGCGTGAAGCCGGAGCACGTGCGGTTCGAACTGTTCACGAGCGGAAAGCCGGACCGCCCGGAGGGCCACGCCGGCCGTCCGGTGGTGGTGGACGAATCGCAGGAGACCTACAAGATCACGTTCAAGCTGGACGGCCTGCAGGGCGACGTGGCCAGCCCCACGCACGCCCGCGAGTCGATCCTGAACGCGGCCCTGAGGGTCCGCGCGGATGTGCCGTTCGCTTGCGCCGGCGGAGTGTGCGGCACGTGCCGCGCCAAACTGGTCACCGGCACCGTGACCATGGACGAAAACTACGCGCTGGAGCAGGATGAACTGGACAAGGGGTACGTCCTGACCTGCCAGAGCCACCCCACCAGCAAAGAAGTAACAGTCGACTTCGACGTCTAA
- a CDS encoding enoyl-CoA hydratase/isomerase family protein, translated as MISLSIANNVAEIVLDAPHKLNSLDEHALADLTQAYDDAAAAATRGEVRALLLRGEGRAFCAGRDISGVTPETDDAEAYLGGLVQPLLKKMSAFPAPTFAAAHGACLGVGLGLLLATDVVYVAENAKFGSPFAKLGATLDSGGHWYFTERLGMHRTLDLIYTAELMSGTEAVAQGMFSRAMPANELLANTREIVTKVAAGATGAFTASKELVAHIRDQRLGLWDAMSEENAEQARLCKSADYAEGFRAFQEKRAPIFGG; from the coding sequence TTGATCTCCCTCTCCATCGCCAACAACGTCGCCGAAATCGTTCTGGACGCGCCCCACAAGCTGAACTCCCTCGACGAGCATGCACTCGCGGATTTAACACAGGCGTACGACGACGCCGCTGCCGCCGCCACGCGCGGTGAGGTGCGGGCGCTGCTGCTCAGGGGAGAGGGCCGCGCCTTCTGCGCCGGCCGGGACATCTCGGGCGTGACGCCGGAGACGGACGACGCGGAAGCATACCTGGGCGGGCTGGTGCAGCCGCTGCTGAAGAAGATGAGCGCATTCCCGGCACCGACGTTCGCCGCCGCCCATGGCGCCTGCCTGGGCGTGGGGCTGGGCCTGTTGCTGGCCACGGACGTGGTGTACGTGGCGGAGAACGCCAAGTTCGGCTCGCCGTTCGCCAAGCTGGGCGCCACGCTGGATTCGGGCGGGCACTGGTACTTCACCGAGCGGCTTGGCATGCACCGGACCCTGGACCTGATCTACACGGCCGAGCTCATGTCAGGCACGGAAGCCGTGGCCCAGGGGATGTTCAGCCGGGCCATGCCGGCGAATGAACTGTTGGCCAACACCCGGGAAATTGTGACGAAGGTTGCCGCCGGCGCCACGGGCGCGTTCACGGCGAGCAAGGAGCTGGTGGCGCACATCCGCGACCAGCGGCTCGGCCTGTGGGACGCGATGTCCGAGGAAAACGCCGAGCAGGCACGGCTTTGCAAAAGTGCCGACTATGCCGAAGGTTTCAGGGCGTTCCAGGAGAAGCGGGCGCCCATATTCGGTGGTTGA
- a CDS encoding LPXTG cell wall anchor domain-containing protein — translation MKKTLATLALAGSLALVGVAPALAVGYPASEPAAAVDDAAVAPGEQLIFSGGGMLANEPVDVTVTLIDSAAPAAGTQSVGAKINVFLAPETFSTTANAEGKFSLPLSFSDSGTYSITATGRISKTTVGPVTVQVDTTFAEAGAGASLPNANGGAALANTGADASLLLWGAAGVGVLGLGAAGVILARRNKATANA, via the coding sequence ATGAAGAAAACACTCGCAACACTCGCTCTTGCAGGCTCACTTGCACTTGTTGGCGTCGCGCCGGCACTGGCGGTTGGCTACCCAGCCAGCGAACCCGCAGCCGCCGTCGACGATGCAGCAGTTGCGCCCGGCGAGCAGCTTATTTTTAGCGGCGGCGGAATGCTTGCCAACGAGCCGGTTGACGTCACCGTCACCCTCATCGATTCTGCAGCACCGGCGGCCGGCACCCAGAGCGTCGGCGCAAAGATCAACGTCTTCCTGGCGCCAGAGACCTTCTCAACCACGGCCAACGCCGAGGGGAAGTTCTCCCTCCCTCTCAGCTTCAGCGACAGTGGTACATACTCGATCACCGCCACCGGCCGCATTTCCAAGACCACCGTGGGACCCGTCACTGTACAGGTTGACACCACGTTTGCCGAGGCCGGCGCAGGCGCTTCCCTCCCTAACGCCAACGGTGGCGCCGCCCTGGCCAACACCGGCGCTGACGCCAGCCTGCTCCTCTGGGGCGCAGCGGGGGTAGGCGTGCTCGGCTTGGGCGCTGCTGGCGTTATTCTTGCTCGCCGGAACAAGGCAACTGCTAACGCATAG
- a CDS encoding DUF4012 domain-containing protein, translating into MSAASQLLPQLKSQVLAQDASEAAKSLTLIRSHTLAAKSAAADPLWKAAGVIPLFGPNFSALTEVALAANEVMDGTADPMVRVFDSLDADALTPVNGKFDVGPLAEASPTIVDAANTVSRVHMRLGSIDTTKLIPQIAEPLSALTSQLDELRATMESAANISKVLPSMMGENGPRNYLILVQNNAEIRATGGLPGALALVRVDQGSVELIDHSSGSALGKFDPAVDVDDVQTTIFSERLGKYIGDVNLTPDFPTASRTAKEMWETRYGGSIDGVVAIDPIVLAHILEASGPIPLDEFGGSAVPVGLPTALTSQNVVPTLLSDVYRNFKTNRLQDEYFAGATQAIFEALASGQASGAKLLKALSLSYEENRLHVWSDHDKDQDVLSATYLGGSISGTSALGPAFGVYFNDGTGAKMDYYVQRTVQLIEVCTNNDYAEYKVRVRTTNTAPADAASSLPVSVTGDGRYGPPPGSVQTNVVVYGPALSHVDTATADGQMVGFGSHKHGDRPVGIVTTRLAPGQSSEVEMSFVKVVQHNDPALSVTPTVQEVKDVMLPIEYARCR; encoded by the coding sequence TTGAGCGCAGCGAGCCAACTGCTTCCGCAGTTAAAAAGCCAGGTGCTCGCTCAAGATGCCTCCGAGGCGGCGAAGTCGCTTACGCTAATTCGGTCCCACACTCTCGCGGCAAAATCGGCGGCAGCAGATCCCCTGTGGAAAGCAGCTGGGGTCATTCCATTGTTCGGACCAAACTTCTCGGCTCTCACTGAGGTTGCACTCGCGGCGAATGAGGTTATGGATGGCACGGCAGACCCGATGGTGCGGGTCTTCGATTCCTTGGACGCCGATGCGCTGACACCCGTTAACGGCAAGTTCGATGTTGGACCCCTCGCAGAAGCTTCGCCAACCATAGTGGATGCTGCGAACACCGTTTCTCGCGTCCACATGCGTTTGGGCTCGATCGACACCACTAAGTTGATTCCGCAGATCGCAGAACCGCTCTCAGCGCTCACTAGTCAACTAGATGAACTTCGGGCGACCATGGAATCGGCCGCCAACATTTCGAAGGTTCTGCCGTCCATGATGGGCGAAAACGGGCCCAGGAACTACCTAATTCTTGTCCAAAACAACGCGGAAATTCGTGCTACCGGGGGGCTCCCAGGAGCACTGGCCCTCGTTCGTGTTGATCAGGGATCAGTGGAACTTATTGATCATTCAAGTGGTTCAGCTCTGGGTAAGTTCGATCCGGCCGTGGATGTCGATGACGTTCAGACGACAATATTCTCTGAGCGGCTGGGCAAGTACATCGGCGACGTCAACCTCACTCCTGACTTCCCCACCGCGTCCCGAACTGCCAAAGAAATGTGGGAAACGCGTTATGGCGGATCAATCGACGGTGTGGTGGCCATCGACCCCATCGTCCTCGCACACATCTTGGAAGCGTCTGGGCCAATCCCGCTTGACGAATTCGGGGGGTCCGCCGTGCCTGTCGGGTTGCCGACCGCACTCACTTCGCAGAACGTCGTTCCAACGCTGCTTTCGGATGTCTACCGCAATTTCAAAACCAATCGGTTGCAGGACGAATACTTTGCCGGTGCTACACAGGCCATTTTTGAGGCGCTTGCCTCTGGTCAGGCCTCGGGCGCGAAACTTTTGAAAGCCTTGTCGCTGAGCTACGAAGAGAACCGGCTGCATGTTTGGAGCGACCACGATAAAGACCAGGACGTACTGAGCGCCACCTACTTGGGAGGTTCCATCTCGGGCACGAGTGCGCTTGGGCCGGCGTTCGGCGTCTATTTCAATGACGGCACGGGCGCCAAGATGGACTACTACGTGCAACGAACTGTGCAGCTGATTGAGGTTTGCACAAACAATGACTATGCCGAGTACAAGGTACGAGTTAGAACTACCAACACCGCCCCAGCTGACGCGGCGAGTTCTCTACCGGTTTCGGTGACGGGGGACGGTAGGTACGGCCCACCTCCTGGCTCAGTTCAAACCAACGTAGTGGTCTACGGCCCAGCCTTGTCCCACGTTGATACTGCTACAGCGGACGGACAAATGGTTGGCTTTGGATCCCATAAACATGGCGATCGCCCGGTCGGCATTGTCACCACCCGGCTAGCGCCGGGTCAGTCTAGCGAAGTTGAAATGAGCTTCGTCAAGGTGGTACAACACAATGATCCGGCTCTCTCTGTCACACCAACTGTGCAGGAAGTCAAAGATGTGATGCTGCCCATAGAATATGCTCGGTGTCGCTAG
- a CDS encoding polysaccharide biosynthesis tyrosine autokinase has translation MELKDYLRVLRRSWVVVVACALIGILGAGAASLLAKASYISETQLFVALQNSGTVSELQQGNIFSQARVQSYVKTVGTPTVLQPVIDGLGLKVTPQILAKSITASSDANTVLISISVSAESPEQAAAIAQAVGTSLVNAVDQLEKPSLGEVSPVRLSIVTPATAPAFPSSPNVKLNIVLGLFCGLAVGVALAVLRSVLDTRIKGEADLRRITDAAILGGISFDSDAAKKPLLTQTAHQSPRAESFRQLRTNLQFAHVSHDSKTVLVTSSVPGEGKSTTATNLAIALAQSGQSVALVDADLRRPMVAEYLGLERTVGLTTALLGTASVDELLQPWGSSQLYVLAAGQVPPNPSELLGSQKMKDLIGSLESSFDAVVIDAPPLLPVTDAAVLAQQVGGVVIVVGVQNVRTTDLERSLAALEMVEADLLGVVLNRLPTKGPDAYSHSYYSYETASTEPKPGRNPRSNTKPSRKQVSDRFDVEILGGDTREPTRLSNGRGQERSAR, from the coding sequence TTGGAGCTGAAGGACTATTTGCGTGTTCTGCGACGGAGTTGGGTTGTCGTTGTCGCATGCGCTTTGATCGGCATATTGGGGGCCGGCGCCGCGTCTCTTCTGGCCAAAGCTAGCTATATATCTGAAACTCAGTTGTTTGTGGCGCTCCAAAACTCTGGGACAGTTAGCGAATTGCAGCAGGGCAACATTTTCTCCCAGGCGCGTGTGCAGTCATACGTCAAGACTGTCGGTACTCCAACTGTCTTGCAGCCGGTCATTGACGGCCTTGGACTAAAAGTCACACCACAGATTCTTGCAAAGAGCATTACGGCGTCATCGGACGCCAATACTGTGCTCATTAGCATCTCAGTCTCAGCTGAATCGCCTGAGCAGGCCGCAGCAATTGCTCAGGCTGTCGGAACCAGCCTGGTGAATGCTGTGGACCAGCTCGAAAAGCCCTCCCTCGGGGAAGTCTCCCCAGTTCGATTGTCTATCGTGACACCAGCCACTGCACCGGCTTTCCCGTCCTCGCCGAATGTGAAGTTGAATATTGTTTTAGGGCTATTCTGTGGTCTGGCTGTCGGGGTTGCACTGGCGGTCCTCAGGTCCGTTCTTGACACGAGGATCAAAGGTGAAGCCGATCTGCGCCGGATCACAGATGCGGCAATCCTCGGCGGCATTAGCTTTGATTCAGACGCTGCCAAGAAGCCTCTCTTGACCCAGACAGCACACCAAAGTCCACGAGCAGAATCCTTTCGTCAACTTAGGACGAACCTGCAGTTTGCGCACGTTAGTCACGACTCCAAGACGGTTCTGGTCACATCCTCTGTTCCTGGTGAAGGCAAGAGTACAACTGCGACAAACCTGGCGATCGCACTGGCTCAGTCAGGTCAGAGTGTCGCGCTGGTGGATGCTGACCTACGCAGGCCGATGGTGGCAGAATACCTCGGTTTGGAGCGCACCGTTGGACTCACAACCGCACTACTAGGCACAGCAAGCGTTGATGAATTGTTGCAGCCCTGGGGCAGTAGTCAGCTGTATGTGCTGGCCGCTGGACAAGTTCCGCCCAACCCTAGCGAGTTGCTGGGATCGCAAAAGATGAAGGATCTCATAGGAAGCCTCGAAAGTTCGTTTGATGCTGTGGTCATCGACGCGCCACCTCTGTTGCCTGTTACAGACGCAGCCGTCCTCGCACAGCAGGTCGGCGGGGTAGTTATCGTTGTTGGAGTACAAAATGTTCGTACTACCGACTTGGAACGCTCCCTAGCGGCCTTGGAAATGGTCGAGGCGGACCTACTTGGCGTGGTACTAAACCGACTACCGACCAAGGGTCCGGACGCCTACTCGCACAGCTACTACTCTTACGAAACCGCGTCGACTGAGCCTAAGCCTGGGCGTAATCCACGATCGAATACAAAGCCCTCGCGAAAGCAGGTCAGCGATCGCTTCGATGTCGAAATACTCGGGGGCGACACCCGGGAACCGACCCGGCTCAGCAACGGACGGGGCCAAGAACGCAGTGCGCGTTAA
- a CDS encoding nucleoside-diphosphate sugar epimerase/dehydratase, which yields MDAALKRTYAGERSTRWAFRVLQYTVDAEAWVIALTVAVLFRFDFVAERVNWFALGLLAILAIVLQAGIGWGLALYRGKHQQGAFHEAQTLLATVASVAGGLALVSLVLLNPAGLPRSTALVALPIAFVLMGGSRHLQRLVSERRFRPGETAQRTLIYGAGHTGEYLVKRMLSDPDSPYLPVGVIDDDPHKRHLRVSNLSVLGRGSELAKIARDKRASAIVLCIARADAEFIRTVSDRADEAGLRMMVLPMLSDILQGGVKIADLRDVAIEDLIGRHPVDTAVESIAGYVAGKRVLVTGAGGSIGSELCRQLTKFSPSELIMLDRDESGLHGVQMSIVGHGLLDSNDVVLADIRDTIALARIFDSRQPQVVFHAAALKHLPMLEQYPSEAWETNVIGTLNVLDAARRVGVETFVNISTDKAANPASVLGRSKRLAERLASAAAEETKQTYLSVRFGNVIGSRGSMLPTFIAQIEAGGPVTVTDPDVTRYFMTIPESCELVIQAGAIGRPGEVLILDMGEPVKILDVAQRMIAASGKNVEIVFTGLRDGEKLHEDLIGATELDERPFHEKITHTAVPPLRRSDLSKEEWATATSARTNVQGSYRVESSLGNSS from the coding sequence ATGGACGCAGCCTTGAAGCGCACATACGCGGGCGAACGAAGCACGCGTTGGGCTTTCAGAGTGTTGCAGTACACAGTGGACGCCGAAGCCTGGGTCATAGCGTTGACTGTGGCTGTGCTGTTCCGATTCGATTTCGTCGCTGAACGGGTCAACTGGTTCGCTCTGGGCCTGTTGGCCATCCTTGCAATTGTCTTGCAAGCCGGCATCGGTTGGGGTCTGGCGCTCTACAGGGGGAAGCATCAGCAGGGCGCCTTCCATGAAGCTCAGACCTTGCTTGCCACTGTAGCGTCCGTGGCTGGAGGACTCGCGCTGGTTAGTTTGGTTCTCCTGAATCCAGCAGGCCTACCCCGCAGTACAGCATTGGTGGCCCTTCCTATCGCATTCGTCTTGATGGGAGGAAGCCGGCACCTGCAACGATTGGTTTCTGAAAGGCGGTTTCGACCGGGAGAAACCGCGCAACGGACCCTCATCTACGGTGCAGGACATACTGGCGAATACCTCGTCAAACGAATGCTTAGCGACCCAGATTCTCCGTATCTCCCCGTTGGCGTTATCGATGATGATCCGCACAAGAGGCATCTCAGGGTCTCAAATCTTTCCGTACTCGGACGTGGATCCGAGCTCGCGAAAATTGCCAGAGATAAACGTGCATCAGCGATAGTCCTGTGCATCGCGCGGGCGGACGCCGAATTCATCAGGACGGTCTCGGACCGTGCCGATGAGGCGGGACTTAGGATGATGGTCTTGCCGATGTTGTCCGACATTTTGCAGGGTGGGGTGAAAATAGCAGACCTCCGCGATGTGGCCATCGAGGATCTGATCGGACGACACCCCGTCGATACCGCAGTTGAGTCCATAGCAGGATATGTTGCGGGGAAACGCGTCTTGGTAACGGGAGCGGGCGGCTCGATCGGATCCGAGCTCTGCCGACAGCTGACGAAATTCTCACCCAGTGAGCTAATCATGTTGGATCGCGATGAATCAGGGCTGCATGGCGTTCAGATGTCAATCGTTGGCCACGGGTTGTTGGACAGTAACGATGTGGTTTTAGCCGACATTAGGGACACTATAGCGCTGGCTCGCATTTTCGATTCGCGGCAACCCCAAGTTGTCTTCCATGCCGCGGCCCTCAAACATCTGCCCATGCTCGAGCAATATCCGTCAGAAGCCTGGGAAACGAATGTTATCGGAACACTGAATGTCCTTGATGCTGCAAGACGAGTCGGTGTTGAAACGTTCGTGAATATCTCCACAGATAAGGCTGCGAACCCAGCAAGCGTCCTCGGACGATCGAAGAGGTTGGCGGAGAGACTCGCATCGGCCGCAGCAGAAGAAACGAAGCAGACCTACCTCTCAGTACGCTTCGGCAACGTGATCGGCTCCCGCGGCTCAATGCTTCCTACATTCATTGCACAGATTGAGGCGGGGGGACCCGTGACGGTAACCGATCCGGACGTCACCAGGTACTTCATGACCATTCCGGAATCCTGTGAGCTAGTAATCCAGGCTGGGGCAATCGGGCGGCCTGGAGAGGTCTTGATCTTGGATATGGGAGAGCCCGTAAAGATTTTGGATGTCGCCCAACGAATGATTGCTGCTTCAGGCAAGAATGTCGAGATTGTTTTTACAGGACTGCGGGATGGCGAAAAGCTGCATGAAGATCTGATCGGGGCCACCGAACTCGATGAGCGCCCATTCCACGAAAAGATAACCCACACCGCCGTACCCCCTCTACGCAGATCAGACCTCAGCAAGGAGGAATGGGCGACAGCGACCTCTGCCAGAACGAATGTTCAGGGGTCGTATCGGGTGGAGTCGTCTTTGGGAAACTCGAGCTAA
- a CDS encoding NeuD/PglB/VioB family sugar acetyltransferase, with protein sequence MSDLVVVGAGGFGRETLDVVEAQYTVCKNADFVVSGVVDDDPSKENLALLEARGIRYLGKVEEALSRLAQGSRFLIGVGNPAVRTRLDVRCREMGMVPATALHPKAVIGSAFHAGGGSIVCAGAQISTNVTFGKNVHINPAAILGHDAFLDDCVSVNPGAIISGGVRVERGVLVGAGSVVLQGLTIGAGAVVGAGAVVVKDVAEGAVVMGVPAR encoded by the coding sequence ATGTCCGATTTGGTCGTTGTCGGTGCGGGCGGATTTGGTCGCGAGACCCTGGATGTGGTGGAAGCACAGTACACGGTGTGTAAGAACGCAGATTTCGTCGTTTCGGGAGTTGTTGACGACGATCCTTCGAAAGAAAATCTGGCCCTCCTGGAGGCCAGGGGGATCCGCTACCTCGGAAAAGTTGAGGAAGCGCTATCGCGCCTCGCCCAGGGCTCACGATTTCTGATCGGCGTAGGTAATCCAGCAGTGAGAACTCGACTGGATGTCCGCTGCCGCGAAATGGGAATGGTCCCTGCAACAGCACTTCATCCCAAAGCTGTAATTGGTTCTGCTTTCCATGCAGGGGGAGGTTCTATCGTTTGCGCAGGAGCTCAGATCTCTACCAATGTCACCTTCGGTAAGAATGTCCACATTAACCCCGCTGCGATTCTGGGACACGACGCATTCCTCGACGATTGCGTGTCTGTGAACCCAGGCGCGATTATTTCTGGAGGAGTTCGTGTGGAACGGGGTGTCTTAGTAGGCGCCGGTTCCGTTGTCCTCCAAGGGCTAACGATTGGAGCCGGAGCGGTTGTTGGTGCAGGTGCGGTTGTCGTGAAAGACGTAGCGGAAGGCGCCGTCGTGATGGGCGTTCCTGCCCGCTGA
- a CDS encoding DegT/DnrJ/EryC1/StrS aminotransferase family protein, with protein sequence MSKVLLSGPDVGVLEEQYVLAALQSGWVAPLGPDVDLFEREMADRVGAEHAIALSSGTAALHLGLLVAGVQPGDAVITSSMTFAATANAISYTGAKPVFIDCERETGNMDPELLETALVQLVAEGVRPAAVVPVDLLGKTVNYTDICRLAAAYDIPVISDAAESLGATHRGQAAGSWGLASAFSFNGNKIMTTSGGGMLTTNNGDVAAKTRYLATQARQPVLHYEHTEIGYNYRLSNILAALGRAQLSRLDSMIAVRRRHRRAYHSHLQGIAGVELFGGEDYNDDNCWLSAIVIDPVITGLHASELQIHLAATGIESRPLWKPMHLQPVFEGQRALVNGNSQYLFENGLTLPSGSVLKDDDISRVLEALDSFFAVRRA encoded by the coding sequence ATGTCAAAAGTTTTGTTGTCAGGCCCAGATGTCGGCGTCCTCGAAGAGCAGTATGTGCTCGCGGCTTTACAGTCCGGATGGGTGGCACCCCTCGGGCCTGATGTGGACCTTTTTGAACGCGAAATGGCAGATCGTGTCGGAGCGGAGCACGCCATTGCGCTGAGCTCTGGTACGGCAGCCCTTCACCTTGGCTTGTTGGTCGCAGGGGTACAGCCGGGGGATGCAGTCATCACTTCATCGATGACGTTCGCCGCAACAGCCAACGCGATTTCCTATACTGGCGCCAAACCCGTATTCATCGACTGCGAACGAGAAACCGGGAACATGGATCCCGAACTCCTTGAGACGGCCTTGGTTCAGCTCGTAGCCGAGGGCGTCCGACCGGCTGCAGTCGTACCAGTTGATCTACTTGGCAAGACTGTAAACTACACGGATATTTGTCGCCTGGCTGCAGCTTATGACATCCCAGTGATCTCTGATGCAGCCGAGTCGCTCGGCGCGACGCATCGCGGCCAAGCCGCCGGCAGCTGGGGGCTGGCGTCGGCCTTCTCCTTTAACGGCAACAAAATCATGACCACCTCCGGCGGGGGAATGCTGACGACTAACAATGGTGATGTCGCTGCAAAGACTAGGTACCTCGCTACGCAGGCTCGGCAGCCAGTCCTTCACTACGAGCACACTGAAATTGGCTATAACTATCGCTTGAGTAACATCTTGGCTGCTTTGGGACGTGCGCAATTGAGTCGGCTCGACTCGATGATCGCTGTCAGACGCCGCCACCGCAGGGCCTACCACTCGCATTTGCAGGGCATTGCAGGCGTCGAACTTTTTGGAGGCGAGGACTACAATGACGACAATTGCTGGCTCAGCGCCATAGTGATTGATCCTGTGATTACGGGGCTACACGCCAGCGAACTTCAGATACATTTGGCCGCTACTGGAATTGAGAGCCGACCACTATGGAAGCCAATGCATTTGCAACCTGTGTTCGAAGGTCAAAGGGCGCTAGTGAATGGCAATTCACAGTATCTCTTTGAGAATGGCCTAACTCTGCCAAGTGGGTCTGTCCTGAAGGACGATGACATTTCTCGAGTGCTGGAGGCACTCGATTCATTCTTTGCTGTGAGGCGCGCCTGA
- a CDS encoding sugar transferase, with product MKVQKSGYDRMKRFLDFTVATTGIVLTGPLLGALAVLVLIKVGRPILFRQERPGLNGEIFTLLKFRTMKTPNEKHGLVTDEQRLTPFGNILRSTSLDELPTLWNVVKGDMSIVGPRPLLTKYLPLYSPEQKRRHIVRPGITGLAQVRGRNAISWEAKFSHDIYYVDNRSLALDSQILVETVRTVLRRTGVSADGVATMPEYRGTSD from the coding sequence ATGAAAGTTCAAAAATCAGGATACGACCGCATGAAGAGGTTCTTGGATTTTACCGTCGCGACGACGGGTATTGTATTGACTGGGCCGTTGTTGGGCGCTCTAGCCGTGTTGGTTTTGATAAAAGTTGGACGACCAATACTGTTTCGACAGGAACGCCCCGGTCTTAACGGTGAAATTTTCACATTGCTCAAGTTTCGAACGATGAAGACCCCAAATGAGAAACACGGCCTGGTCACTGATGAGCAGAGATTGACGCCATTTGGAAATATTCTGCGTTCCACGAGCCTCGATGAGTTGCCGACGTTATGGAACGTCGTCAAGGGTGATATGAGCATCGTCGGTCCTCGCCCCCTGTTGACGAAGTATTTGCCTTTGTATAGTCCAGAGCAAAAGCGCCGACATATTGTTCGGCCTGGCATTACTGGTTTAGCACAAGTTCGTGGACGAAACGCAATCTCCTGGGAGGCGAAATTCTCTCACGACATCTACTATGTCGATAATCGTTCCCTGGCTCTCGACAGTCAAATTCTGGTCGAGACCGTTCGGACCGTACTTCGACGTACCGGAGTTTCAGCCGACGGCGTTGCGACAATGCCGGAGTACCGCGGTACGTCAGATTGA